GGAAGCACCTCTTCCAATCTGGCTAATAACGGGTTTGCAGTTAAGGAGGGGAAGTGGATTTACGGGCTGGAAAATGAACAGCATGGATACGTATCTGGAGGGAATGGCGGATACTTATATAAGGTAAACGAAGAAGATGGCAAAAAGGTCAGTCTTTTACTATCCCAAGTGCGGATGCTGAATATTCAAGGCGAATGGCTTTATTTCATAGGCAGCGACGGCATTTACAAAATGAGGACTGACGGCAGTTCGCTTAAACAACTGGCATATAACACTGTCGCAAGACAATTATTAATCATGAACAATTGGTTGTTTTATAATACAGACGATGGAATCTACCGGATGCAAATTGACCGGAAAGGAGCAATGCCTATACGGATTCTCGATAATCCGAATATCTATCAGTTTACTGTCTCGAAGGGATGGGTTTATTACAAGGAATCAAGCAACAGTGGGCAAGCCGGAACGATCGGAAGAATCCGTATTAACGGAACGGACAACCTCAATTATGGCAGTCTCGACTATGAAGATCTCACGGTACATGAAGACTATATATATTTCAACTATATCGCAGAAGATAAGGCGATGATTGGCAGAATACCTGTTGAAGGAGGTCGCCTGCAGAACTTGGCTATTGCCGAAGGTTTTAATATTTCAGATAATAAGCTGTACTTCAGCAAGGGATATTCCCTCTATCAAAGCAATTTGGACGGTACCGACAGTAAGAAAGTAGCTCAATTGGGCAGTTGGCCAATGCCAATGAAGCTGATAATTTTGGACGGATCAGTATATTATGAAAAAGACGCAAGCAATGAAAAGGGCGAATTTGTATCTGCAATGTATTCAATGAATTTAACAACTCAACTGGGAAATAGCTTATATGGAAAGACATTACCCTCTAGCAATAATGTTGAAAATATATTCGATGAGGTCTATCCTCTTCTGTCTGAAACGGATTCGGAAAAAGAGTACGAAGTAAAGCAAGCCGCCAAGGCTGTAGTGGAACAAACGGTTTTACCGGATATGACAACGCGTGAAAAAATAAAGGCATTACATGACTATGTTGTACTGAATACGGCATATGACTATGATAATTATCTGAATGACACTATACCGGACGTTTCTTATAGTGAATATGGAGTATTGATACAGCATAAAGCTGTGTGCCAAGGATATGCATTAACGATGAAAATGCTACTTGATTTGGTCAATGTGGAGAACTATTACATAACAGGAACGACCAATGAGGGTGCCGGTCATGCTTGGAATATCGTTGTGGTAGATGGTGCCTACTATCACTTGGATGCAACATGGGATGACCCTGTCCCTGACGAACCGGGCTATATAGGATATGATTATTTTCTGCTCACGGATGAGCAGATGGCTCAGAATCATGTGTGGGATAGAGAAACGGTCAAAGGCTTTTTTACAAAAGAATAAATCTATATAAATTGAACTCGTAATATTAAGGACCGCCAGAATCGGGTAAAAGGTAAGAAAGAACCTGAAAAGGCGGAGATTTAAATGACTACAGAACAAGAGATCGGAAAACTGACAGAAGCCATGAAGGAAACGGAAAGTACCCGGATGTATGAAAGATATTTGGCGATAAGGCTGCATCTAGAGGGCCGGACCCTCACCGAAATTGCCGATATTTTGGGCAGATCCTTTCCGGCCATCAGCGGATACTGGAAGAACTACCGTAAGAACGGACTGCAAGGTCTTGAATTGGGTGAATATCCGGGTGGTTCCAAGCGACTTTCGAATGAGCAAGAGGAACGGCTGAAGCAAGTCATCGCTGAGAAACGCCCTGTCGATGTTGGCTTTGAAGCGAAGTATACCTGGACGTTAAAACTCATTCGTGCCTGGATTCTTCGGGAGTATAGCGAAGACTACACGCTCAAAGGCGTCTCCAAAATGCTGAACCGCCTTGGCTTCAGCTACACGAAGGCCACCTATACTTTGGCAAAGGCCAATCCAGAGGAGCAAG
This region of Paenibacillus sp. URB8-2 genomic DNA includes:
- a CDS encoding stalk domain-containing protein, whose protein sequence is MQRIQLIWKMIYGLIFVLGLVFGWSLTANAEQKQQEISVVVDGKIVNLMKKPISVNNVIYVPLRGVFEQLGVSIKWDQSSSTVKANKGAQKMVYTLGSSYARINENVLPLSSPGKIIDSTIMVPLRFVGEAFGAEVIWNSTTRTVVISSDQTLLSSISAESTGSTSSNLANNGFAVKEGKWIYGLENEQHGYVSGGNGGYLYKVNEEDGKKVSLLLSQVRMLNIQGEWLYFIGSDGIYKMRTDGSSLKQLAYNTVARQLLIMNNWLFYNTDDGIYRMQIDRKGAMPIRILDNPNIYQFTVSKGWVYYKESSNSGQAGTIGRIRINGTDNLNYGSLDYEDLTVHEDYIYFNYIAEDKAMIGRIPVEGGRLQNLAIAEGFNISDNKLYFSKGYSLYQSNLDGTDSKKVAQLGSWPMPMKLIILDGSVYYEKDASNEKGEFVSAMYSMNLTTQLGNSLYGKTLPSSNNVENIFDEVYPLLSETDSEKEYEVKQAAKAVVEQTVLPDMTTREKIKALHDYVVLNTAYDYDNYLNDTIPDVSYSEYGVLIQHKAVCQGYALTMKMLLDLVNVENYYITGTTNEGAGHAWNIVVVDGAYYHLDATWDDPVPDEPGYIGYDYFLLTDEQMAQNHVWDRETVKGFFTKE